One Nycticebus coucang isolate mNycCou1 chromosome 7, mNycCou1.pri, whole genome shotgun sequence genomic window, TCCTGTAAAACCCTGGTCTCGAGCAGGGCAGtttcacataaaaatttaaagcagTGCTCTGTCTGAGATGTGGACACATCCATTACCGTCTTGTCCTGCTGGTTTGATTCAGGTCCACAGGTAGACAAGCACTTGCCCCTTGTTCACTCCAAGGCTGACACAGATGTTCTATCCTGTCATGTCAATTTGAAATAGATTTCTGGTATTTTGATACGGAGCTGTTTTCTCTGCACAGATTCAGGCAGTTCCTTGCCTGGGGGCCAAGCAGTGGGTGGTCTTATTCAAGCCCATGCTCACAAGTGGTTTGCAGTACTGACCTCTGGTCTCTACAAAAGATGCCCTACTTCTCTTTGAACTCCCAGCTGAAGGAGGGACTGCAAAAATGAACAGTACAGAGTTTGACACATTTCAACAGAGGTGTAATATTCACTTCTCACACCATGATACTTGACATATGCAGGGGTAAGGAGGCCCTGATGTTAATTCGTTGAGTCCTAGAGCAATTGTCCACCTGCGGATTTGGGCAGAGGACAAGCCCATGCCACGTGGGAAGGAGCCAGGTGGGATTCACCCTGAAGGGAGCAGATATTCTAACTGTCCATCGCCTTGGGCTGGAGCAGATCTAGGAGCAGGACATGGGAGATGCCCTGCAGGGGGTCAGGGAATCCTCCTTTCCTTGCAGTTTAATTGTGGTTTCTGGCTGGACTCCAGGGAGAGCAAAGATGCTTGCGGTCTTTCCTTAGGAGGAGGGAACTGGCTGGTGTGACCCAGCAAGCGGCATGGGCCAGAGGGCTGAGCCCTTCTGAGAAGCACCCACAGGATGTATTTGTCCAGGATTTTAAATTACTCTCTGTTGTCTTTGAACCTTAAATAGAGATGTGCCAGCAATTATAATCTGGGATCCGAAAGGTTGTACAGAGTTAAAGAAAGACCCTGCTCCACCCTTGGATGGAGGATGGAGAAAGGGCGCTTAGCATAAATGGCATAGAAGTAGTGGACACCAGTGGAGTTTGCCCAGCTGGTGAAGAAGAggccagaggcagagggagaatgtGGTGTAGGATGGGATGGGGTGGGAGCTGCTGCGTCTGGGTACGTGACCAGCCCCAGGGATCTCTTGGGACAAACTAGGGTAGGGGACATGGCACAGCAGTGACCACCAGAAGGATTAAATTCCAGCAAAAGCTGGAGGGTGGATCCAGCCATCATCACTGGGGAATTTAATGAAAATCTGACCCTCGTCTAATCAGAGGTCCAGACATTTGGGGGCCTGAAGGGCAGCATGTCACTGCAGTTTATCCTTTTACTGCATAGCTATTTTATGGGGGAAATAATAGTGTTGTACATATACGTGTACAGATACTGTAGACCTGAAAATAAAACACGCTGGATGCTGATACGGCAACTATCACGTGTAGTTACACCATTTATTGGGCCAAATTCCTATACGTGAatttttaggttgtttccaatatttgctattataaataatcttgTAATGAATGTCTAAATGATACACCCAGGCATAGGGTCAGATTCGCAAGATTTAAATCCTAGATCGAATTCTTACGGATTTGTGcaatgacttaacctctctggtgTCCCCttcctaaaacagaaaaaatattacgACCTAACTCACTGAGTTATTATGCCAGTTAATTAATTAGTCGGTACCACAAAATAAGAGCTCTTCTATTAGCTGGATGTTACATCACTTTTTCCCTCTTATTATTTCCTTGAGGCAAGTTTCTAGAGATATAATTACCAGGTAACATACTTTGAATAGTGATAAAAACTACCAACTGGTCTTCTATAAAATTTATACCAGCTATTCCCACCCAATGTGattaaaacattttgttaatACAGTAGgtaaaaaattagtatttttttaaattagcatttTTATTAGTAGTAGAGTATTTCTAATTATACAGTATTCattgatcttttatatttttaaattttactgagaAAGAACTTTAAACATGTACAATAAGGTCTCATGTATAAAGCTTAAACAATGATCAATTCTTGGccaattattttgaagcaaatttcTAAGATACACAAATATTAGCATGTGTATATAAAAAGGTAAGTGCTTAAATCAAAATTTGACCACAATACCATTGTAATGACTAAAAAttaggaatattttaaatatcttttaataaTTAATCTGTATTATATCTTGAACTACAAATTCCCCCAAttaattaagtttaaaaacagTTACCTGGTTGAGTCAGGATTCTAAGGAGGGCTGTGTATCACTGCAGTTGGTAGAAATATCTcttaaagtttcttttattttctaagtgccccttccatttttctgtttctttcattcttcttgaACTTTGTTCTTCCTATAGAGTTTTCCATGGTCAAATTTTGGATTCTGATAATTGCATTTAACATCCTGTATTTCCAGTAAATTGGAAATTATATCTAGGACTTTCTGCAACTAAGTTTATGTTTTGGGACAAGAATGCTTCATGGTTTTTCCAATAAGAGACATGTAATTCTATCTGTCATTCTTATGTGATATTGGCATCCACTGTTAGTCATAGTTAATTCATTACGCTTGCAAAATGGTGGTTGAAACTACACAATTTTCCTCATTTCTTAGCTGGAATCCTTCTACAGAGAGAAATGACCTTCCTCAACTCTTTGCTTACTTATCAAAGGCAGGATAATTGCCTGATTTTCTtcccaccttaaaaaaaaaataaatttcaaagataGTACATTGATTTTCCAGCATCTTCTAAAGATGATTAATgggttttaaagaaaaatttgctcTTATTATggatctaaaaatattttcactcttcagtagtttctttgttttctggtgTGACAAGATGTTCAAGGCTTATTTTTTATGCCCCAAACctagaataattctttttttttttgcagtttttggccagggctgagtttgaacccaccacctctggcatatggggccggcaccctactcttttgagccacaggcaccgccaatcaTTCATTTTTTCCAAAGACCTCTGGTTtacatttctctttaaaataccTGCCTCTGGGATGGTTGCTgcggctcaaggaatagggcgtctgtcccatatgccggaggtggcgggttcaaacccagccctggccaaaaaccacaaaaaaaaaaatacctgcctCTGTCCTTCACACATTTTTCCCATATGGATTTATAAAAGCTGTTTATGTATGAAGATATTAATATTTTGTcctatgaatatatatacatatattagaatatatttgtatatatattccCCCATTTAGAAATTTTGAAGCTTTGTTTTTGTCAGAAACTTAAACATTTCTAAGTTATATGtatcagttttatcttttatgaTTTTTGGTTTGATGCCATATTAAGCAAGGTATTCTATAGCCCAGGAGTATAAAactattctttcatatttttaattattcttatagttttatttttttttttatttttttttttttgtagagacagagtctcactttatggccctcggtagagtgccatggcctcacacagctcacagcaacctccaactcctgggctcaagcgattctcttgcctcagcctcccgagtagctgggactacaggcgcccgccacaacgcccggctattttttggttgcagtttggccggggccgggcttgaacccgcgaccctcggtatatggggccggcgccctactgactgagccacaggcgccgccctatagttttatttttcatatttcaataCTCAATCCATCTAGGATTTATGAGGATTTGATGTGATGTAAgggttttacttaaaaaaaaaatcatcttatatTGTGCAATAGTTTTGTAACATGTTACCATTGGGGGAGCTGGATTAAGAGTATGTGagaccagggcagtgcctgtggctcaaaggagtagggtgccagccccctatgctggaggtggtgggttcaaacccaccccgggccaaaaactgcaaaaaaaaaaaaaagagtacgtGAGAcctttttatactatttttgcaactaGAAGTCTATaataatttcagaataaaaataaaaacattttgtcatatttttgtgATTGGCATCCAAGTTAACTTTTCCAAATGGTTAGCTACATGTCCAATTGCTTAAGTAGCTCAGTGGTGGATATGAGATAATTACAGGAGTTATATATGTAATTGGATATTATGTGATCTCATTAAACATAGTTTCTAAAAAGCAAATCTTTGATAAACAATGTAATTTCATGAGTCAATGTTAAGTTAAAAtcagaatacaaaattatatattcataatgcttttaattttgttatataaatgCACAGGAAATATTGCTGtatgaattaaaaggaaaaaatgagtagaTTAGCAATGGAGAAATTTGGTGGACATCATGTTCATTGTGTGATCAAATTTAACATCACTAGTAATAGGATAAGCTGACATCACACACTTTTTGATGTGATACACTGAGAAAAACACatcaactatttttttaaaatttttacttatttattttttgagacagagtctcaagttgccacccggggtagagtgctagggcatcatagctcacagcaacctccaactcttgggctcaagtgatcctcttgcctcagtttttctattttttttttagtagagatggggtcttgattttgcttaggttgttctcaaactcttgagctcaagcaatccacctgcctcggcctcccagagtgctaggattacagacatgagccaccatgtccagccatcAACTCTGTAATATTCCTATGAATCTGACCACAAGAAAACAATAAGACAAATCCATACTGAGGGTTATTTTGCAAAAtaacttgttaaaaataaaatagtggagGACCATCATAGGTCAAAACTGACTAAAAATATATCTTTGATTGGATTCAAGTTGAAAAATTACTAAAAAGCAGAtgtaaaaataaactataaactaTAGGACATTCTTGGAATAATTGTGGAAATTTAAGATTGGTTGTATATTATGTAATAGCGTGTGtcacttttaaatttcttgaatGTGATAGTTTGAAGGCGGGTATACCTTTTAGGGGGTGCATGCTAAAGATTTTAGGTAAAATATCATTTCTGCAACTTAATCTCAAATGACAGACAGAAAACACTAACACAGAAAGTGCAGCAAAGTGTTAACCATTGGCAAACTTAAAGAAATGGtatatagcagcggttctcaacctgtgggttgtgactcacaggaactgtattaaagggtcgcggccttaggaaggttgaaaaccactggtataTAGAATCTTATTGTAATATTCTTGCAACTTTCCTGGGGGGGGGGTTGAGAGTttcccaaataaaaaatattgggaaaaaataaagcataacaCAAATGGAAGGAAATACAACAAAATAGCAAAAGTGGTTGTTATAGATGctattaattttcctcttttatactttaaattcagaaaaaaaaattttttcagaagGGGAAAACAAAATCACTCTGTTTTCCCTGTTTTTCTTTCCCAATGTTCCGTGTCAATTTTCATCATTTGAAATGATAACAGGTATACTCAGGAAAGAGGTAAGGGCAGCTGTTGGTGTTTAGGTGTGACACTTCACAGAGCGTTTGGGGAGGTGCTTTTGCTATCCACAGCATGCATTCTGGAGCAATCCTCACCTTTGCTGTGAACTTGTATTATGGAATCAGTCTCATCTGTTTTAGGTATGGTCTAATTCCCTGACTAGAGAAGATGTTCTGGGTAGGGCATATAAAAATCCGAAAACAGAATAAGGTTAGGGAGAATAATGTAATGAAACCTCTAGTTTGAACTAACTTGTATGCAACAATCCACTGATTTTACCCCCAAATGCTGCCCTTTCAGCCCCTGGGGACCTGAGACATTGTGGTCTTTGGGCAGTTGAAGATCAGCAGCTGCACCCCACCCAGAAGGGAAGGCAGCACTCTCATGTTGTCACTCtgcttttttttcctgcagtccCTTCACCCAGTGTCACAGCCGTGGGGTATGCTCGAAGAGACACCTGGGCCCCATCTTGTAGAATTAGGAGCACTGCCCTCCCTGGCTGAGAGCTCGTCAGCTGCAACGTCACGGAACACTACAACGCACACCAATGTTTGTGCCATCTCAAAGCCTGCAGGGTTTCCAGCCAGTTCGGTCTTCCTTCTTCATGACATCTATCCTAATTTCGTTTATTTTTTCTGTAGGGTCTCCACACAACACCTTGCGTGTGTCTTGCTGGTAAACAAGTTTTCCTTGACTTCATGTTATGATTTAGGGGGATAAATTTAGGTTTACACAAATGATATCATACACActctactttgattttttttgaacaTTTAATAGCTCTTgaattcttccttttcatttcataGAGATCTATCTCATTTTCtcctacattaaaaataatttttctgattcTCCCTGGTTATTCCAGGATATTGCAACCTTTTTAGAGCCTATACAATGTTCAGTTTTGTGGATACAGCATTTAATCTGGCCCTAATGACAGAAATTTATGTAAGTAGATAAAAAAGGCAGATTCTGATGCCCCAGGTAGATTTTGTCaagttgtgtgtgtgcacgcacctGTACTTGAACGTTAATGTCAGTTTAAGCCTTTCTTGAAAAAACTGTTAGTAGTTCAAATCATGATCTAgattcaaaacaaataaaaagttaaaattttaatgctGATTAATATAGAGCTCTTGTTACAGAAGTAGTTCATGCTCAGAATAAATTCAGTCAGTGCCGGGAGGGCTCTTTCTTCCCTACTCAATGCTTGTCATTCGTCCACCCACAGAGGTCATCACCAAATAAGAAGCTGTAGTGAGTCAACATTGGAAGGAGAATTTAGTATAATTTATTAGACATTTACAATGTTGCTATTTAATAATTAGAAATACAAACCACCAATGGAGAACTTGGGAATCCACCGTATTACCCAGACAGGACAATGATGTAGAATAGCAAGGACCACGTTCTGGGAACACAATTTTGAGTGTCCTGATCCCATCAGGCTGCTCTTCAGATGCTGAGAGATACTCACACCCTTCCACTTACAACTGGTTTAGACACATTACAATTGTTGAAGGCTTGTGGTGCCCCACACAAAGAGAGGGACACAAAAGCGAGGCCCTAAATCAGGGTCTGAGGAGATGGACCTCACACAGCAGGGCAGGAGCAGTGGACAGGTGCAGATGGAGGGAGCAGAGGCCAGGCCTGCCTCCCCCAGGACAGTCGAACTAGTAGCATCTGCCAGGTGCTGTGGCCACCAGGGCCAGCGGCCAGCAAAGGAGTAATCAGGAAATTTTCCATCTTTGTACTTGGATGGCATTGTATGAGATGCCCATGCTGCCTTAAACATGGAAATAATTAAACTACAGAGCATGCGAACCAAGGGGAAACATGCCATAAACTCCACGTGATTGGGTGACAGCAGGGGTACCCAGCGTGGGATGGAGGAAAGTCTTACCAGCAGCGTGGGTGCCCCTAGCACCTGCCCACAGCTGGGCGTCCCCTAGCAGCAGCATCGCTTCTTACAGCCGCACTGCTGCTGGCAACAGCACTTCTGCTGGCAACAGCCCTTCCCGCAGCCACAGCCACACGAGCCGCCCGAGCAGCAGGTGCGGCGGCAGCAGCAGATCACGGGCGTGCTGCAGCACCCCCCACAGCAGCCGCGGCAGCCGGGGCAGCAGGAGGAGCAGCAGCCCACGCGGTAGCACCTGCAGCTGGTGCAGCCGCCACAGCCACCGCAGCCGCCACCACAGCCACCGCAGCCGCCACCACAGCTGCCACCGCAGCCGCCACAGCCACCACCACAACCTCCACAGCCACAGCAACCCATGGTGTCAGCAGAGAGCACTCTGGAGAAGTGAGCAGAGAGAACTcaggagaggtgaggagggaggactcaggAGAGGTGAGGGAGGTGAGATGCCCCCTTCTGCGGGGGAGGCCCTTATATAGTGCCCCTCTTTATTTTTAGCCCAACGTCTGTGCAAGCATCTCACACGGCCTTTTATTTACTTCCTTCTTGGGCACTCCTGATGTGATGACATTGCTAATTTTAGCACAGTAGTCTCTTTAGAAAGCCTTTGAGTGTTCTGTTACAAATGAAGTAATTATGTGTTGTATCTTTACTACAGAAGTAGAAAATGATTGCcaaaaaagtataagaaaaaaatagttctaggGTTGAAAGGGATGCCCATCACCAGCCGCCGTAGGTATTTCCCGAGTGTCCTGTGAGCACCAGAATTTCTCCAGGGCACAAGACTGCAAGGGGGGCCGGAATAGTCCTTACAGCCTTCaggttgatgagaagtatatcAAGGGAGGGTATTTTGAGGCCTCCTTCTCTTGCTCTTAAAAAGTGCCCCGGGACACTCGAGGGAAGGACAACCACTGCAAAGCCAGGTGGTCCCGGACCTGGAAACTGCAGCATCATTCCTGGAGGGACAGAGGGCTTCCCCCAGCAGGTGCCTGGGCCTCTAGTGAGTCGTCAGCCCAGGAATGCACTGGGCAGGTCTTCGGTCCTGAAGCAAGTCTAGCAAGGCTGTAATCCT contains:
- the LOC128590239 gene encoding small cysteine and glycine repeat-containing protein 7-like, encoding MGCCGCGGCGGGCGGCGGSCGGGCGGCGGGCGGCGGCTSCRCYRVGCCSSCCPGCRGCCGGCCSTPVICCCRRTCCSGGSCGCGCGKGCCQQKCCCQQQCGCKKRCCC